A genomic window from Thermoanaerobaculia bacterium includes:
- a CDS encoding prepilin-type N-terminal cleavage/methylation domain-containing protein, with protein MNRTRGDSGFSLIELLVSMLVFLVVLLVTNGLLVESLRIFSNSGRELREPGTELALRLLREDLHASVPLAAGIGSEDEPVNLGLDCRRPDRTETWEMEGVRLVRRTYDPDGLLLGTRPMLDGMVSFEWWTPAPGLVQVRLVRRKPAGASALRVATAAWKSVGETLEAAEIAAGSRITWTSSP; from the coding sequence ATGAACCGGACCCGGGGCGACTCCGGCTTCTCCCTCATCGAGCTTCTGGTCTCGATGCTCGTCTTCCTGGTCGTCCTGCTGGTGACCAACGGCCTGCTCGTCGAATCGCTGCGCATCTTCTCGAACAGCGGCCGCGAGCTGCGCGAGCCCGGGACCGAGCTCGCCCTTCGCCTGCTGCGCGAGGACCTGCACGCGTCGGTGCCGCTCGCGGCGGGCATCGGCTCCGAGGACGAGCCCGTGAACCTGGGCCTCGACTGCCGCCGGCCGGACCGCACCGAGACCTGGGAGATGGAAGGCGTGCGGCTCGTCCGCCGGACCTACGATCCAGACGGCCTCCTGCTCGGCACCCGCCCGATGCTCGATGGCATGGTGAGCTTCGAGTGGTGGACCCCGGCGCCCGGCCTGGTGCAGGTCCGGCTGGTGCGCCGGAAACCCGCCGGAGCGAGCGCCCTGCGCGTCGCCACCGCCGCCTGGAAGAGCGTCGGCGAGACCCTCGAAGCGGCCGAGATCGCCGCCGGCAGCCGCATCACCTGGACCTCGAGCCCGTGA
- a CDS encoding prepilin-type N-terminal cleavage/methylation domain-containing protein, with the protein MSEDERGFTLIEVLVALAIAGILMLSAAGLYWQQKRIGQRLVAERVADEALENTYELLRSGLWPLESAVLPDPTGSGIALSVVVTPGTVPATRELDLVATYRVQNQAFRRSLHALVHVPELP; encoded by the coding sequence GTGAGCGAAGACGAACGCGGATTCACGTTGATCGAGGTGCTGGTCGCTCTCGCGATCGCCGGCATTCTCATGCTCTCGGCCGCCGGGCTCTACTGGCAGCAGAAGCGAATCGGCCAACGCCTGGTCGCGGAGCGCGTCGCCGATGAAGCGTTGGAGAACACCTACGAGCTGCTGCGCTCGGGGCTCTGGCCGCTCGAGAGCGCAGTTCTCCCCGATCCGACCGGCAGCGGCATCGCGCTGAGCGTTGTCGTCACTCCCGGCACGGTACCGGCGACCCGCGAGCTCGACCTCGTCGCCACCTACCGGGTGCAGAACCAGGCCTTCCGGCGCTCGCTGCACGCGCTCGTCCACGTGCCGGAGCTGCCATGA